A genomic region of Nitrospirota bacterium contains the following coding sequences:
- a CDS encoding ATP-binding protein gives MNADVMDKFKLPVSMLAPTVEPSRLGFANTSELDPLDDTDTIGQERAVEALEFGLRVQSAGFNIYVSGPVGTGKRSLVRRMVKRLAQSAPAPPDWCYVHNFQDPTRPTCLSLPAGQGRAFMRAMAAFVESMRREIPAAFESKAYLDAKAKIVEENDAKKKVLFQELTELGRMRGFGFEETPMGFGLVPLRGGRPLTEQQIESLSEDEQRDLTERRKALESEIRDFRVKVHALDHEAEQRLLDMDRQVVVHVLEVRFQALRKPYERLPAVYAYLDQVRQDMVANYKDFVPREGPLLPIPGFEPPGRRSDLTRYQVNLIVEHKADGGAPVVDEPHPTYTNLVGKIERKAHLGVMYTDFTEIRAGAFLQASGGFLILNALDILRQPFSWDALKRVIRTGAVKIEDPSEFFGLSTAGLRPEPIPVEVKVILVGPPAIYHLLQAFEEDFPKIFKVKADFDLDVDRDDRQERQYARFIARLCRDEQLPPFRADAVAEVIREGFRLAERHDRLSLQFSLVSDVAREAGFWARRDGRTFVTRADVEAAVAHKRHRANLSEQRVQDEIKEGTLIVDLDGEVVGQVNGLSVHQMGDYAFGRPCRITARTFVGTKGLIDIQREAEMAGHIHSKGVMILAGFLAGKFAGAHPFALSASLTFEQTYSEVEGDSAAVAELAAVLSSLADVPVRQWLAVTGSVNQLGEVQPIGGVNEKIEGFFESCKKHGLIGRHGVIIPARNTKHLTLRREVVDAVEAGAFAVYGVNMVEEALEILTGMPAGERGPDGDYPPDSIYGRAARRLAEMARAVAAWGELRRPNVE, from the coding sequence ATGAACGCCGACGTGATGGACAAGTTCAAATTGCCGGTCTCGATGTTGGCGCCTACGGTCGAGCCGAGCCGGCTCGGCTTTGCGAACACCAGCGAACTCGATCCGCTCGATGACACGGACACGATCGGGCAGGAGCGGGCGGTCGAAGCCCTGGAATTCGGCCTCCGCGTGCAAAGCGCGGGGTTCAACATCTATGTCTCCGGGCCGGTGGGCACCGGCAAGCGATCCCTGGTTCGTCGGATGGTCAAGCGCTTGGCGCAATCGGCGCCGGCTCCGCCGGACTGGTGCTACGTCCACAACTTTCAGGATCCCACCAGGCCGACCTGTCTGTCGCTGCCTGCCGGCCAAGGGCGGGCATTCATGCGCGCGATGGCCGCGTTCGTCGAGAGCATGCGCCGAGAAATTCCCGCCGCGTTCGAGAGCAAAGCGTACCTCGACGCGAAGGCGAAGATCGTCGAGGAGAACGACGCGAAGAAGAAGGTGCTGTTCCAAGAGCTGACCGAGCTGGGGAGGATGCGCGGCTTCGGCTTCGAGGAAACGCCGATGGGCTTCGGCCTCGTGCCGCTGCGGGGCGGACGACCCTTGACGGAACAGCAGATCGAATCGCTGTCGGAAGACGAGCAGCGCGACCTCACCGAGCGGCGCAAGGCGCTCGAAAGCGAAATCCGGGACTTTCGCGTGAAGGTCCATGCCCTAGACCACGAGGCGGAGCAGCGGCTCCTCGACATGGATCGTCAAGTCGTCGTCCATGTGCTGGAGGTGAGATTTCAGGCGCTCCGCAAACCTTATGAGCGGTTGCCGGCGGTGTATGCGTACTTGGACCAGGTCCGGCAGGATATGGTCGCCAACTACAAGGACTTCGTTCCCCGCGAAGGTCCCCTGCTGCCGATCCCGGGGTTCGAGCCGCCGGGACGCCGCTCGGATCTGACCCGGTACCAGGTCAACCTCATCGTGGAACACAAGGCCGACGGCGGCGCGCCGGTGGTGGATGAACCTCATCCGACCTACACGAATCTCGTCGGCAAGATCGAGCGGAAAGCCCACCTGGGCGTCATGTACACCGACTTCACCGAAATCAGAGCCGGAGCGTTCCTGCAGGCGAGCGGCGGCTTTCTGATTCTCAACGCGCTCGACATTTTGCGACAGCCCTTTTCCTGGGACGCGCTGAAACGCGTGATCCGAACGGGAGCGGTCAAGATCGAGGATCCCAGTGAGTTTTTCGGGCTCTCGACCGCCGGTCTCAGGCCCGAACCTATCCCGGTGGAGGTGAAGGTGATTTTGGTCGGTCCTCCGGCCATCTATCATCTCCTGCAAGCCTTCGAAGAGGATTTTCCCAAGATCTTCAAGGTGAAGGCGGACTTCGATCTCGACGTCGATCGGGATGACCGGCAGGAGCGACAGTATGCCCGGTTCATCGCCCGCCTCTGCCGCGACGAACAGCTCCCGCCTTTTCGCGCGGACGCGGTCGCCGAGGTGATCCGCGAGGGGTTCCGCCTCGCGGAGCGTCACGACCGGCTCTCGCTTCAGTTCAGCCTGGTCAGCGATGTGGCGCGGGAAGCGGGCTTCTGGGCCAGACGCGACGGGCGAACCTTCGTCACCCGGGCCGACGTCGAGGCCGCCGTCGCGCATAAACGACACCGCGCGAATCTGTCCGAGCAACGGGTGCAGGACGAGATCAAAGAAGGCACCCTGATCGTCGATCTCGACGGCGAAGTCGTCGGGCAGGTCAACGGTCTCTCCGTGCACCAGATGGGCGACTATGCGTTCGGGCGCCCCTGCCGGATCACCGCCAGAACGTTCGTGGGCACCAAGGGCCTTATCGACATCCAGCGGGAAGCCGAGATGGCCGGTCACATCCACAGCAAAGGCGTGATGATCTTAGCCGGGTTCCTGGCCGGGAAATTCGCCGGCGCCCACCCCTTCGCCTTGAGCGCAAGCCTCACCTTCGAGCAGACCTACTCGGAAGTCGAAGGCGACAGCGCCGCCGTCGCGGAACTCGCCGCGGTGCTCTCCAGCCTGGCCGACGTGCCCGTGCGGCAGTGGCTGGCGGTCACAGGCTCGGTCAACCAACTCGGCGAAGTGCAGCCGATCGGCGGCGTGAACGAGAAGATCGAGGGGTTTTTTGAGTCGTGCAAGAAGCATGGGCTCATCGGGCGCCACGGGGTCATTATTCCGGCCCGCAATACGAAGCACCTGACTCTGAGACG